caccattagaatgtgttttttatgtccaaactcggtcctggagggtcggtgtcctgcaaagtttaggcgcaaccccaatcagacacacctgggctagctaatcaagctcttactaggcctggggtgctcaatcctgttcctggagatctaccttcctgtacagtttagctcctaccctgatcaaacccacctgaaccaattaattaggacctgaaatccacttgataattacagacaggtgtgtttgataagggttgcaactgaaatctgcaggaaggtagatctccaggaacaggattggctaCCCctgtactaggctttctagaaacatctttgcaggtgtgtcgaggcaagctggagctaaaatctgcaggacacctgccctccaggaccgagtttggactccCCTGCTGTAGACCTTTTTCTTTAAAGTAGGAAAAGCTGATTTCATAAAAATACCCATGCatgtgtggacatggccttacACGTACATTAAAGGTGTGCCGCTTCAGTTCTTTTCATGTCAGTTTGAACTTGAGCAAAGTTTCTGTGTCTGTTCTTCAGCGTGGAGCCTCATGTGAGTGTTGAAGCTCCTTTTATgactgaaactcttcccgcaaTCATAGCATATAAAACATTTCTCCTCCGAGTGCATCCTCGCATGCTTATTAAGAGTATATTTACGTGCGAAACTCTTGCCACACTGGCCACAATTGAActgcctctctccagtgtgactgTTCATGTGAGCGTTCAGGGATGTTTTGCGCGTGAAGAGTTTCCCGCACTGTTGGCAATTgtaaggcttctctccggtgtgagtttTCATGTGGTGTTTGATGCTTTGTATTTGCGAAAAACTCCTTCCGCACTGTTGGCACGAGAatggcttctctccggtgtgaattctcGTGTGTATCTCGAGTGCTTGTTTTAATCGGAAACTCTTCTGGCACTGAGAGCAGGTgaaaggcttctctccggtgtgaactgTGACGTGCTCTTTAAGGACTTGCAATTGCCGGAATCGTATTCCACAGTGTTGGCAGgcaaacggcttctctccggtgtgaatccgcATGTGGATGTCAAGGTTTGACTtctgactgaaactctttccacactgagtacaggtgtacggcttctctccggtgtgaattgaAACGTGAATTTTAAGGGTCTGCGACTGATTGaatctctttccacactgttggcagatgtatggcttctctccggtgtgaattctcATATGGACTTTAAGGTGATGTTTCTGCGTAAAGCTCTTTCCGCATTGAGGGCAAGTGCAAGGTGTCAATTCTCTTTTGTGAGTTTTCATGTGGGACTCAAGTTTTAGTTTACTTGTAAAACTTTCCTCGCATTTATAGCAGGTGAAGGAACCGTTAGACCTTGCCTTCGGAGCTTTTTTACATGACAAAGTGTTTTCTGTCTTAGATATTTCATCAGTCATTAAATCTTGGTGTTTCTCAAACTGATCTCTTTCTTCCATTTCAGTCAGTTCTcgagtctcttctttcagcaacATCATCTCTAAAGAGAGAAAGAAATACAAGTGAATTTCAGCATCAAAGGCACAAAGACAGACAACACTTTATGCAACAACATGTAAACTCTTAAAGGCACTAAGATGATGAAAGAGGAGTAGCATTTAATCTCAGAATGTCTTAATATTTTAAACTCTTTGCTTTCTTAAGGACACACAAAGGCTGATTTTCCAAAACCCCAGAAAACAATTAGTCTGTAATCTTCGATAATGTGATATTTGTGTTGTCATTTGTATACAAGCACCATCACTGTTCTTAGGAGGCTACTACCACTTTCTTTGTGGattaacatacaaaagagaggtCGGCAATAGTCTAGTGGTTAAGTGTGCcgagtaagggtgtcacgatcctccaaatcctcgatttgattacattttcgattctaaaggcacgattcgattttcgattatgaataactaattaatgatgaccaattaattatttgtagcctaccgttcaaactacctgacctgcatggtctttgttttacccataaacaaatcatacagtaaatgaataaaggcaagatacacacataattaccacctgtcagtcacttttttctgcgggactcgtgaataggcagtgatctgtgtcgttataatggcgtcggtaaaaaagacgcacaaccaacaggaaccagccaacagtatctgaggtgttcgctaaaatgactaagtacaagtgagtgaaagattgaagcagtcctctgactgcctggacctgctgtctcgagcgcatggctgtgtgtgcgtctgtgtggtcacgtgatgtgcattttcagaggtagagaggaaggagggctgctcagaaatgctacacgccactgtggatgtcaaatcgttgtcgttctaaaatgccatttaaaaacaaagacagtgtaaacagggcctgagtgtgaacttttcgcgagcggatttgcaacgggggcgggtggaggatcgcgatgccggtgttgtctatcagacgaaccgtacgtaatacgtacatagcagagcttgcaaaactgtggggttttttttgtcgacaacacgaacgttgtcaacataactcactggaaatccaaaatgcttacacaccggcgacttcattgaaagaggagagggtttaagttctgtcgacgggactcctgcttctgcagtttgacaagcacttcaacaagcctgttttatttcccgcttggcaagccaagctgatgtgacatgggggcgtggcagcatcgacgattctagtttttgattcaataatcgaaattgagcataaatttagatcgatttctattaaaaatcgaaatcgtgacacccctagtgcCGAGATATAGCACcttgacctgagtttgattcccgaCTCGAGGTTCTTTGtcgacccttcccctctctctgttccGAATACTTTTCTATCTGTATCCTATTCCAATTAAAGGTGACAACCCTAAAAAACTCCCTTCCTTCACCATGACATTTATGGCCCTCTAAGCCTAGAAATCTAAAGCCAAAGACTCCTATGGGAGATCTTATCTACCAAGACGTTGGCCAGATCCACCCC
The Danio rerio strain Tuebingen ecotype United States chromosome 4, GRCz12tu, whole genome shotgun sequence genome window above contains:
- the LOC100538121 gene encoding uncharacterized protein isoform X1, with amino-acid sequence MSDKSLYGTFILACVVTSQGCARSRVCDPEAGQSVQTQRETPAEATDLHTVIKMAFIKEESEDLKIEDTFTVKQEDPEEQTEMMLLKEETRELTEMEERDQFEKHQDLMTDEISKTENTLSCKKAPKARSNGSFTCYKCEESFTSKLKLESHMKTHKRELTPCTCPQCGKSFTQKHHLKVHMRIHTGEKPYICQQCGKRFNQSQTLKIHVSIHTGEKPYTCTQCGKSFSQKSNLDIHMRIHTGEKPFACQHCGIRFRQLQVLKEHVTVHTGEKPFTCSQCQKSFRLKQALEIHTRIHTGEKPFSCQQCGRSFSQIQSIKHHMKTHTGEKPYNCQQCGKLFTRKTSLNAHMNSHTGERQFNCGQCGKSFARKYTLNKHARMHSEEKCFICYDCGKSFSHKRSFNTHMRLHAEEQTQKLCSSSN
- the LOC100538121 gene encoding uncharacterized protein isoform X3 — encoded protein: MAFIKEESEDLKIEDTFTVKQEDPEEQTEMMLLKEETRELTEMEERDQFEKHQDLMTDEISKTENTLSCKKAPKARSNGSFTCYKCEESFTSKLKLESHMKTHKRELTPCTCPQCGKSFTQKHHLKVHMRIHTGEKPYICQQCGKRFNQSQTLKIHVSIHTGEKPYTCTQCGKSFSQKSNLDIHMRIHTGEKPFACQHCGIRFRQLQVLKEHVTVHTGEKPFTCSQCQKSFRLKQALEIHTRIHTGEKPFSCQQCGRSFSQIQSIKHHMKTHTGEKPYNCQQCGKLFTRKTSLNAHMNSHTGERQFNCGQCGKSFARKYTLNKHARMHSEEKCFICYDCGKSFSHKRSFNTHMRLHAEEQTQKLCSSSN